From the genome of Streptomyces sp. NBC_01116, one region includes:
- a CDS encoding AraC family transcriptional regulator, with translation MTGADGTEEWARHWQYAELPDLDLLRARYVRHTFPRHSHEGYVFGAVTGGVEDVGLPDGTVHAVPGTVVMINPEVPHTARSGAPEGWAYATLYPSARVVNDIAAEVTSLRGTVGFAETRVTDPHASRLITEVHRAAEEGNALAADSLLRVLVTRLLGRHGSPLPGLAAHAGSARNAVHARAALEERMAAPPTLETLAAELGIGPFALLRAFKKEYGMPPHTWLTDARVRRARRMLDAGVAPAEAATAVGFTDQPHLNRHFTRIVGVPPGAYQRERGMPRPGR, from the coding sequence ATGACGGGCGCGGACGGCACGGAGGAGTGGGCGCGGCACTGGCAGTACGCCGAGCTGCCCGACCTCGATCTGCTGCGCGCCCGGTACGTCCGCCACACCTTCCCCCGGCACAGTCACGAGGGCTATGTCTTCGGGGCGGTCACCGGTGGGGTGGAGGACGTGGGGCTGCCGGACGGCACGGTCCACGCGGTCCCCGGAACCGTCGTCATGATCAACCCGGAGGTGCCGCACACCGCCCGCTCCGGGGCGCCCGAGGGCTGGGCGTACGCCACGCTCTACCCGTCGGCCCGGGTCGTCAACGACATCGCGGCCGAGGTGACGTCCCTGCGCGGCACGGTCGGCTTCGCCGAGACCCGGGTGACCGACCCTCACGCCTCCCGCCTGATCACCGAGGTGCACCGGGCCGCGGAGGAGGGCAACGCGCTGGCGGCCGACAGCCTGCTGCGGGTCCTGGTCACCCGACTCCTCGGCCGGCACGGCAGCCCGTTGCCCGGACTGGCCGCGCACGCCGGGAGCGCGCGGAACGCCGTGCACGCCCGCGCCGCGCTGGAGGAGCGCATGGCGGCCCCGCCCACGCTGGAGACGCTCGCCGCAGAGCTGGGCATCGGTCCGTTCGCACTGCTGCGAGCCTTCAAGAAGGAGTACGGGATGCCGCCCCACACGTGGCTGACCGACGCCCGGGTGCGCAGGGCCCGCCGCATGCTCGACGCCGGTGTCGCTCCCGCCGAGGCCGCGACCGCCGTCGGCTTCACGGACCAGCCGCACCTCAATCGTCACTTCACCCGGATAGTGGGTGTGCCCCCCGGTGCCTACCAGCGTGAGCGCGGCATGCCGCGGCCCGGAAGATGA
- a CDS encoding AzlC family ABC transporter permease, which produces MAEQTALPESTGPAGAMSAGPPGTAAEARPDKPDAAVVRDALGVGIAVGLSGFAFGVTSAGSGLSLLQTCALSLLVFTGASQFALVGALAAGGNPYTAAAGAFFLGVRNAFYGLRLSQLLALPRAVRPFAAHWVIDETTAVTLPQPTRRAARIGFTVTGLTLYVLWNLTTLVGALGAEALGDTDTWGLDAASPAVFLALLAPMLKSTTERVTAGLAVLLALTLLPVLPAGVPVLLSALAAPVVLFLMGRTKRGQYARSTEDAGNAENAEGTADAESTADGTATQRKKGERRS; this is translated from the coding sequence GTGGCAGAACAGACAGCACTCCCAGAGAGCACCGGCCCGGCCGGTGCCATGTCCGCCGGGCCGCCCGGCACGGCGGCCGAGGCCCGACCGGACAAGCCGGACGCGGCCGTCGTCCGCGACGCGCTCGGCGTCGGTATCGCCGTAGGACTCTCCGGCTTCGCCTTCGGTGTGACCTCCGCCGGCTCCGGCCTCAGCCTGTTGCAGACCTGCGCCCTGAGTCTTCTCGTCTTCACCGGTGCCTCGCAGTTCGCCCTGGTCGGGGCGCTGGCCGCGGGCGGCAACCCCTACACCGCCGCGGCCGGGGCGTTCTTCCTGGGCGTCCGGAACGCGTTCTACGGTCTGCGCCTCTCCCAACTGCTCGCCCTTCCCCGTGCGGTACGGCCATTCGCCGCCCACTGGGTCATCGACGAGACGACCGCGGTCACCCTGCCGCAGCCCACCCGCCGGGCCGCGCGGATCGGCTTCACGGTCACCGGACTGACCCTGTACGTGCTGTGGAACCTCACCACCCTGGTGGGCGCCCTGGGCGCCGAGGCGCTGGGCGACACCGACACGTGGGGCCTGGACGCGGCGAGTCCCGCGGTGTTCCTCGCGCTGCTCGCGCCGATGCTCAAGAGCACCACCGAACGCGTCACGGCGGGGCTGGCCGTTCTGCTGGCCCTGACGCTGCTGCCCGTTCTGCCGGCGGGCGTGCCCGTCCTGCTGTCGGCGCTCGCGGCGCCCGTCGTCCTCTTCCTCATGGGACGGACGAAACGGGGACAGTACGCCAGGAGCACAGAGGACGCCGGGAACGCGGAGAACGCCGAAGGCACCGCGGACGCCGAGAGCACCGCGGACGGTACGGCGACACAGCGGAAGAAGGGTGAGCGGCGCTCATGA
- a CDS encoding AzlD domain-containing protein, protein MNVWIAIGLTVAGCYLAKLLGLLVPAGVLERPLVQRMAALLPVALLAALTAQQTFGDGQQLVLDARAAGLGAAALALVLRAPFLVVVGAGVLVTAGVRALA, encoded by the coding sequence ATGAACGTCTGGATTGCCATCGGACTGACCGTGGCGGGCTGCTACCTCGCCAAACTCCTGGGCCTGCTGGTGCCCGCGGGCGTGCTGGAGCGGCCGCTCGTCCAGCGGATGGCCGCCCTGCTGCCCGTGGCGCTGCTGGCGGCTCTGACCGCGCAGCAGACCTTCGGCGACGGCCAGCAGCTCGTCCTCGACGCCCGTGCCGCCGGTCTCGGCGCGGCGGCACTCGCCCTGGTCCTTCGCGCCCCCTTCCTGGTCGTCGTCGGCGCGGGCGTCCTGGTCACGGCGGGCGTGCGCGCTCTGGCCTGA
- a CDS encoding DUF3046 domain-containing protein — protein sequence MRLTIFWERMADHFGAAYADSFARDHVMAELGGRTVHQALDAGWDAKDVWRGVCTAMDVPADRR from the coding sequence ATGCGGTTGACGATTTTCTGGGAGCGGATGGCCGACCACTTCGGTGCGGCGTACGCGGACTCCTTCGCCCGTGACCATGTGATGGCCGAACTCGGCGGCCGCACGGTGCACCAGGCCCTGGACGCGGGCTGGGACGCCAAGGACGTGTGGCGCGGGGTCTGCACGGCCATGGACGTCCCGGCCGACCGGCGCTGA